The proteins below are encoded in one region of Hylaeus volcanicus isolate JK05 unplaced genomic scaffold, UHH_iyHylVolc1.0_haploid 12182, whole genome shotgun sequence:
- the LOC128882769 gene encoding WD repeat-containing protein 82, translating into MKLVDHVVRSFKVAKVFRENSDRINSIDFSPNGDTLISCSEDDQIVIYDCEKGTQVRTVNSKKYGVDLIHFTHAKNTAIHSSTKIDDTIRYLSLHDNKYIRYFPGHSKKVVSLCISPIEDTFLSGSLDKSLRLWDLRSPNCHGVMNVSGRPVAAYDPEGLIFAAGVNSEFIKLYDLRSFDKGPFVTFKLSQEKECDWTGLKFSRDGKTILISTNGSTIRLIDAFHGTPLQTFTGYLNNKGIAIEASFSPDSQFVFSGSTDGRVHVWNAETGYKVCVLNGDHPAPVQCIQFNPKYMMLASACTNMAFWLPTVDESA; encoded by the coding sequence ATGAAGCTCGTTGACCACGTGGTGAGGAGCTTCAAGGTGGCCAAGGTGTTCCGCGAGAACTCCGACCGCATAAACAGCATCGACTTTTCACCAAACGGGGACACTTTGATCTCTTGCTCAGAGGATGACCAGATCGTGATATATGACTGTGAGAAAGGCACTCAGGTGCGTACGGTCAATTCTAAGAAGTATGGTGTagatttaattcatttcaccCACGCGAAGAACACCGCGATACACAGCAGTACCAAGATCGACGACACGATTCGTTATCTGAGTCTGCACGAcaacaaatatataagatATTTCCCAGGACACAGCAAGAAAGTTGTGTCGCTGTGTATCAGTCCCATAGAAGATACGTTTCTGTCTGGTTCTTTAGATAAATCCTTGAGATTATGGGATTTACGTTCACCTAATTGTCATGGTGTTATGAACGTTTCGGGACGTCCAGTTGCTGCATATGATCCAGAGGGTCTCATTTTTGCTGCAGGTGTTAATTCAgagtttataaaattgtatgattTACGCAGTTTTGATAAGGGACCATTTGTTACATTCAAATTGTCTCAAGAGAAGGAGTGTGATTGGACTGGATTGAAGTTCAGCAGAGATGGGAAAACCATCTTGATTTCTACGAATGGCAGTACGATTCGGTTGATCGATGCATTTCATGGCACACCGTTACAAACATTTACCGgttatttgaataacaaaGGGATCGCAATCGAGGCTAGTTTTAGTCCTGATTCGCAGTTTGTATTCAGTGGATCTACAGATGGCAGAGTACATGTATGGAATGCTGAAACAGGGTACAAAGTGTGTGTGCTCAATGGCGATCATCCAGCACCTGTTCAATGCATTCAGTTTAATCCTAAGTATATGATGCTAGCATCAGCCTGTACCAACATGGCATTCTGGCTTCCTACTGTTGATGAAAgtgcataa
- the LOC128882768 gene encoding aspartate--tRNA ligase, mitochondrial: MFTFYNCIMSKNQFLRLIFKNGLRNHKLMTKYCSGLVAYTHNLAVQKQEVAKQSIQPVNKFVSRTHTCGQLNIENVGDSVRLYGWLEFQRMNKFMTLRDAYGSTQLIIPDNRTDLEEIVKKLNFESVISVTGKVYGRPKGQENKQMKTGDIEVQVESLEVLNVAKPNLPLFIREFNKAKESTQMRHRYLSLRYPELQRNLRLRSRVIAKMREYLIKECNFVDIETPTLFKTTPGGAQEFVVPTRHLGQFYSLVQSPQQFKQLLMVGGFDRYFQVARCYRDETARHDRQPEFTQLDIEMSFVDSEGIMELIENLLVYSWPEDSEAITRPFKRFTYDKVMELFGTDQPDLRIPYQLHRLTRIIEYSVLEENLKMKWEENFEMYALVFPNKHDFLTKSMKESISKLQRDYFPSVRLIQLKVSNESSTQTNKIYSKIVKGNVQQKLDLNEGDVLFLAFGNKFPTQSLLGKVRIEFTNILESKGQRIRTSKNELLWVTDFPLFSYNTEDNTLETMHHPFTHPHPDDIQYFSETPNKVRGLHYDLVMNGSEIAGGSIRIHEATLQRQILKMLNIDASMLSHMLDALECGAPPHGGIAIGLDRLMCLLCKAESIKNVIAFPKTMEGRDLMSGAPIPISDEDKKLYHIQTIME; this comes from the exons ATGTTTACTTTTTACAATTGTATCATGTCAAAAAATCAATTCCTTaggttaattttcaaaaatggttTACGTAACCATAAA ctTATGACAAAATATTGTTCAGGCCTAGTCGCCTATACACATAATCTTGCTGTACAAAAACAAGAAGTAGCTAAACAAAGTATACAACctgttaataaatttgtttcaagaaCTCATACATGTGGCCaattgaatattgaaaatgtaggAGATAGTGTTCGATTATATGGCTGGTTGGAGTTTCAGagaatgaacaaatttatgaCATTAAGAGATGCATATGGGTCTACGCAACTTATTATACCTGACAAT AGAACAGATTTGGAAGAGATAgtcaagaaattaaactttgaAAGTGTAATAAGTGTAACAGGTAAAGTATATGGGAGACCAAAGGgccaagaaaataaacaaatgaaaactgGAGATATTGAAGTACAAGTAGAGTCTTTGGAAGTTTTAAATGTTGCAAAACCAAATCTACCACTCTTCATTAGggaatttaataaagcaaaagaaaGCACACAAATGAGACATAGATATCTGTCTTTAAGATATCCTgaattgcaaagaaatttaagaTTACGTTCAAGAGTCATAGCAAAGATGAgagaatatttaatcaaagaatgCAATTTTGTGGATATAGAAACCCCAACACTATTTAAAACTACTCCTGGA ggTGCTCAAGAGTTCGTAGTACCAACAAGACACCTGGGACAATTTTATTCTCTAGTACAGAGTCCTCAACAGTTTAAACAGCTACTGATGGTTGGTGGTTTTGATAGGTACTTTCAAGTTGCTAGATGTTACAGAGATGAAACTGCTAGACATGACAGACAACCTGAATTTACACAG CTAGATATAGAAATGTCATTCGTTGATTCCGAAGGGATaatggaattaattgaaaatttgttagtgTATTCTTGGCCTGAAGATTCAGAAGCAATAACTAGACCTTTCAAGCGTTTTACTTATGACAAAGTAATGGAATTGTTTGGTACAGATCAACCAGATTTAAGGATACCATATCAa cTTCATAGACTTAcaagaataattgaatattcagtattagaagaaaatttaaaaatgaaatgggaagaaaactttgaaatgTACGCCTTAGTTTTTCCCAATAAGCAT GATTTCCTTACGAAATCTATGAAAGAAAGTATTTCTAAACTACAGCGCGACTATTTTCCTTCTGTaagattaattcaattaaaagtatctaATGAATCATCAAcacaaacgaataaaatttactctaaaattgtaaaaggaAATGTGCAACAGAAATTAGATTTAAACGAAGGAGATGTTCTATTCTTAgcttttggaaataaatttcccaCT CAATCACTACTGGGAAAAGTGCGCAttgaatttacaaatatactgGAGAGTAAAGGTCAAAGAATTCGTACTTCTAAAAACGAATTGTTATGGGTTACtgattttccattattttcatataatactGAAGACAATACATTAGAAACCATGCATCATCCATTTACCCATCCTCATCCAGatgatatacaatatttttctgagACACCAAACAAG gTTAGAGGATTGCATTACGATTTAGTTATGAACGGTTCAGAGATTGCTGGAGGATCAATACGAATTCACGAAGCAACTTTGCAAagacaaatattgaaaatgttaaatatagaTGCATCAATGTTATCACACATGCTTGATGCTTTAGAATGCGGTGCACCACCTCATGGTGGGATTGCTATAG GACTGGATCGTCTGATGTGTTTACTGTGTAAAGCGGAGAGTATAAAAAACGTAATAGCATTTCCAAAAACTATGGAGGGCCGAGATTTGATGTCGGGAGCACCAATTCCAATTTCTGATGAAGACAAAAAGCTGTATCACATACAAACgataatggaataa